From one Solanum lycopersicum chromosome 12, SLM_r2.1 genomic stretch:
- the LOC138340186 gene encoding uncharacterized protein, translated as MYIYSNLFHAEFDGSQQGGMLVIEYEGKFHALARHALMILPTEAERVRRFVKGLIISIRLGVSQVAASDVPFQKVVDAAKELEMICVRDLSNVRARGLVIQMIMVVLRLGVVVTWAEVITLSPADPFMLLYQRLRPIVCGGHFGHSGSSHQPASRRGCFECGDIGHYVRYCPRTRRGGLHQGSQASTFRASQPPAKGGAQSGRGGSYSGQRLRLQMLLSQALFRFVIDQLLDFVVVDRVYQLCIFTLMGYDTHEDLKVLDMIDFDVILGMDRLSSYHTILNFHAKTITLAMPGIPIVEWRGSLSHPPKGVISFLKARQLVFPTDSPGLLPDRDINFCIDVEPGTNPISIPPYRMTPAELKELKEQLQDLLSKGFIRPSVSLWGDPVLFVKNKDGSMLFSKIDLRFGYHQLKIRAEDIPKTAFRTRYSPYEFLEKKLYAKFSKYEFWVSSVAFLGHVVSKGGIMVVPKKIEAIRDWVRPASVTKIWSFLGLAGYYQRFVEGFSSIASPLTRLTQKEVTFQWSDECEKGKVIAYASRQLKVHEKNYPIHDLELAAVVFAMKIWRNYLYGVHCEVQGKCCSRYLESEGSKYGSLDMLQVDERLLARDVQSLANSFVRLDITDLKELGTRVDLSIPFHPQTDGQSEQTIQVLEDMLRECVIDFGGQWDQFLPLAEVSYNNNYHSSIEMSPFDALYGRRCRSPFGWFDAFEVRPQGTDLLRESLDKVKLIQDRLLMAQSRQKSYVDRKVCDLEYIVGERVLLKVSPMKGVMRFGKKGKFIPRYIGIFEIVERIGEVAYQLALTPRLSGVHPVFHISTPKKYHQGGAHVIQWVSVLLDHNLTFEEEPITILDRQIRKLRSKEIASVKVR; from the exons ATGTATATCTATTCAAATTTGTTCCACGCTGAGTTTGACGGTTCGCAACAAGGTGGTATGTTAGTTATagagtatgagggtaaatttcatgccttggctagACATGCTTtgatgatacttcccacagaggctgagagagtgagaaggtttgttaaggggctgATTATTTCGATTCGTCTAGGAGTTTCTCAGGTTGCTGCTTCTGATGTTCCATTCcagaaagtggtagatgctgctaaggagttggagatgatttgcgtgagggatttgagcaACGTGAGGGCAAGAGGACTCGTTATTCAGAtgattatggtggtgctccgcctaggagtcgtggttacttgggcagaggttatcaccctcagtccagcagacccattcatgctgctATACCAGCGTCTGAG ACCTATAGTTTGTGGAGGGCATTTTGGTCATTCAGGATCCTCTCATCAGCCTGCATCTCGTAGGGGTTGTTTTGAGTGTGGTGATATAGGACACTATGTGAGATACTGTCCTAGGACTAGGCGTGGTGGCTTACATCAGGGTTCTCAGGCTTCAACTTTCAGGGCTTCACAACCTCCAGCTAAGGGTGGTGCACAAagtggtagaggtggttcttactcag GCCAAAGGCTGAGGCTTCAAATGCTATTATCACAGGCATTATTTCGGTTTGTCATCGACcagctact ggattttgttgttgttgatcgAGTGtatcaattatgtatttttaccttgatggggtatgacactcatgaagatttaaaggtcttagatatgatagattttgatgtgattcttggtatggatcggttatcttcttaccacacaattttaaatttccaTGCCAAGACAATTactttagctatgcctggaattcctatagtagaatggagaggttcTCTTAGTCACCCTcctaagggtgtgatatcatttCTTAAGGCTCGTCAATTA GTATTCCCGACCGATTCGCCAGGTCTTCTACCAGATCgtgatattaatttttgtattgatgtcgAGCCAGGCACTAAtcctatttccattcctccttatcggatgacaccagctgaattgaaagagttgaaggagcagttgcaggatttgttgagcaaaggttttattagaccgagtGTATCTCTTTGGGGTGatccagtgttatttgtgaagaataaagatgggtctatgc ttttctccaagattgatttgagatttgGCTATCATCAGCTAAAGAttagggcggaggatatccctaagacagcttttcgaACACGTTATAGCCCTTACGAGTTTTTG gagaaaaaactttatgcaaagttttcaaagtatgagttttgggttagttcggtagcattcttAGGACATGTAGTTTCCAAGGGGGGTATCATGGTGGttcctaagaagattgaggcaattagagattgggtcagacctGCTTCAGTTACTAAGATTTGGAGTTTCTTAGgccttgcaggttattatcaacgatttgttgagggtttctcatccattgcatctccattaactagattgacacagaaagaggtgacttttcagtggtctgacgagtgtgag AAGGGAaaagtgatagcttatgcttcgagacagttgaaggttcatgagaagaactatcctattcatgatttagagttggcggcTGTTGTGTTTGCAATGAAGATTTGGAGgaattatctttatggtgtgcattgtgaggt gcaaggcaaatgttgtagTAGATACCTTGAGTCGGAAGGCAGTAAGTATGGTAGTTTAGACATGTTACAGGTTGACGAGCGTCTTTTAgctagggatgtccaatccttggccaatagctttgtgagacttgatattaCAGATCtg AAAGAGTTGGGCACTCGGGTGGATCTTAGTATAccctttcaccctcagactgatggtcagtctgagcagactattcaggttcttgaggacatgttgcgggagtgtgtgattgactttggtggtcagtgggatcaGTTCTTGCCTTTAGCGGAGGTTTCttacaataataattatcattcaaGCATTGAGATGTCACCATTTGATGctctgtatggtaggagatgtcgatctccatttggttggtttgatgcatttgaggttagaccacagggtacagatttgttgagggagtccttggacaaggtcaagttgatccaagatagacttctcatggctcagaGTAGGCAAAAGAGTTATGTAGATCGAAAAGTTTGTGATTTAGAGTATATCGTTGGAGAGAGGGTTttattgaaggtttcacccatgaagggtgtgatgaggtttggaaagaagggcaagttcatcccaaggtatattggtatTTTCGAGATTGTGgagcgtattggtgaggtggcaTATCAGTTGGCTTTGACGCCTAGGTTGTCAGGTgtccatcctgtatttcatatttcaacgccgaagaagtatcatcagggtggtgctcatgtgattcaatgggtttcagtgttacttgatcaTAATTTGACTTTTGAAGAAGAGCCGATaaccattttggataggcaaattcggaagctaaggtccaaggagattgcttcagtaaaggttcGGTGA
- the LOC138340185 gene encoding uncharacterized protein, whose translation MANAYTQSDFDKLMKRVEQFDVRVKNYLEMVGYDKWARLYAPIPRGWVMTSNIAECINSTLVEARELPIFDFLEQVRLMFARWNCTNRKNASCTFTLLGKKFQEMFLLNESKSGRMMDIVLHGQKYRLSPRVVTDKPLTNSPMPKPNHGKS comes from the exons ATGGCAAATGCATATACTCAAAGTGATTTTGATAAGCTAATGAAAAGGGTTGAGCAGTTTGATGTAAGGGTTAAGAATTACTTGGAGATGGTTGGATATGATAAGTGGGCAAGGTTGTATGCACCAATTCCTCGTGGTTGGGTTATGACATCGAATATTGCAGAGTGCATCAATTCGACGTTAGTAGAAGCAAGAGAATTACCAATATTTGACTTTCTTGAACAAGTGCGATTGATGTTTGCTAGATGGAATTGCACAAATCGAAAAAATGCATCATGCACATTCACACTGCTTGGAAAGAAGTTTCAAGAGATGTTTTTGCTTAATGAATCAAAATCTGGGCGTATGATG GATATTGTTTTACATGGTCAAAAATATCGTTTATCCCCTCGTGTTGTAACTGATAAGCCATTGACTAATTCACCGATGCCAAAGCCAAATCATGGCAAGTCATGA